A region of Nocardioides alkalitolerans DNA encodes the following proteins:
- a CDS encoding ABC transporter ATP-binding protein, with amino-acid sequence MTREPGSGTGGETVEIGRDADSEAGRTLLPVATPRAAARKAWAAFEGHRGSLAVAGVMFALSGLAGLVAPIVFGRIVDAVTGSSGSAGDSGDASALVWWGAGAIAVAALVETVAAWASVTFLARAGEPALARLREEVVEVALGLDHEVVEKAGEGDLLSRAGDDVRVLADSLTKVVPLLVRSVVAIAFTAVGFFALDWRLGVAGLLTLPFYAMSLRWYLPRSGPYYRAERAAMGARAEALLTAVHGSATLRAQGLAPAHSERVGHASWRSAAIGLSVWNLLTRFGQRTNRAELIGLLLVLGSGFFLVRGDLGPAVSVGAVTTAALFFHRLFNPIGAVLMIFDEVQSAGASMTRVAGVAQLRTTVPAPTPPPAALARLVIDGVGHAYDAGRSVLADVSLVLEPGERVAVVGASGAGKSTLGQIVAGRIAPTTGTVRLGDAPVAVHGVAARPPVVIVTQEVHVFAGTVRDNLTLADPDASDDRLWEVLELLGSAGWVRALGGLDVVVGEGATALTPAQAQHLALARVELADPRVVVLDEATAEAGSAGARDLERAAARVVQRRTALTIAHRLTQAEAADRVVVMDGGRVVEVGTPAELVASGGHYARLSAAWHA; translated from the coding sequence ATGACGCGCGAGCCGGGGAGCGGGACCGGGGGCGAGACGGTGGAGATCGGTCGCGACGCGGACTCCGAGGCGGGGCGCACGCTGCTGCCCGTCGCGACGCCGCGGGCGGCGGCCCGCAAGGCGTGGGCCGCGTTCGAGGGCCACCGGGGGTCGCTGGCGGTCGCGGGTGTCATGTTCGCGCTGTCGGGCCTGGCCGGGCTCGTCGCCCCGATCGTGTTCGGACGCATCGTCGACGCCGTCACCGGGAGCTCGGGGAGCGCGGGGGACTCGGGGGACGCCAGCGCCCTCGTCTGGTGGGGTGCCGGGGCGATCGCCGTCGCCGCGCTGGTCGAGACGGTCGCGGCGTGGGCGAGCGTGACGTTCCTCGCCCGGGCCGGCGAGCCCGCCCTCGCCCGCCTCCGCGAGGAGGTCGTCGAGGTCGCGTTGGGCCTCGACCACGAGGTGGTCGAGAAGGCCGGCGAGGGCGACCTGCTGTCGCGCGCCGGCGACGACGTGCGCGTGCTCGCCGACTCCCTCACCAAGGTGGTCCCGCTGCTGGTGCGCTCCGTCGTGGCGATCGCCTTCACGGCAGTCGGCTTCTTCGCGCTCGACTGGCGCCTCGGCGTGGCGGGGCTGCTGACGCTGCCGTTCTACGCGATGAGCCTGCGCTGGTACCTGCCGCGCTCCGGCCCCTACTACCGCGCCGAGCGGGCCGCCATGGGTGCGCGCGCCGAGGCGCTCCTCACCGCCGTCCACGGCAGCGCGACGCTGCGCGCGCAGGGCCTGGCGCCGGCGCACTCCGAGCGCGTCGGCCACGCCTCGTGGCGCTCCGCGGCGATCGGGCTCAGCGTGTGGAACCTCCTGACCCGCTTCGGCCAGCGCACCAACCGCGCCGAGCTGATCGGCCTGCTGCTCGTGCTCGGCAGCGGCTTCTTCCTGGTGCGCGGCGACCTCGGCCCCGCCGTCAGCGTCGGCGCCGTCACGACGGCCGCCCTGTTCTTCCACCGCCTCTTCAACCCGATCGGCGCGGTGCTGATGATCTTCGACGAGGTGCAGTCCGCGGGCGCGTCGATGACCCGCGTCGCTGGCGTCGCGCAGCTGCGCACCACCGTCCCCGCCCCGACCCCGCCGCCCGCCGCCCTGGCGCGGCTGGTGATCGACGGCGTGGGGCATGCGTACGACGCGGGGCGGTCCGTCCTCGCCGACGTCAGCCTGGTGCTCGAGCCCGGGGAGCGGGTCGCGGTCGTCGGCGCCAGCGGCGCGGGCAAGTCGACGCTGGGCCAGATCGTCGCCGGCCGCATCGCCCCCACGACGGGCACCGTGCGCCTCGGCGACGCGCCGGTCGCCGTGCACGGCGTCGCGGCGCGGCCACCGGTCGTCATCGTGACCCAGGAGGTGCACGTGTTCGCCGGCACCGTGCGCGACAACCTCACGCTGGCGGACCCCGACGCCTCCGACGACCGGCTGTGGGAGGTGCTCGAGCTCCTCGGCTCCGCCGGCTGGGTGCGGGCGCTGGGCGGCCTCGACGTCGTGGTCGGCGAGGGCGCCACCGCGCTCACGCCCGCCCAGGCGCAGCACCTCGCGCTGGCGCGCGTCGAGCTGGCCGACCCGCGGGTGGTCGTGCTCGACGAGGCCACCGCCGAGGCGGGCTCGGCGGGCGCCCGCGACCTGGAGCGGGCGGCCGCGCGGGTCGTCCAGCGGCGTACCGCCCTCACGATCGCCCACCGCCTCACCCAGGCCGAGGCCGCGGACCGGGTCGTCGTCATGGACGGCGGCCGGGTCGTCGAGGTCGGCACGCCGGCCGAGCTCGTCGCGTCGGGCGGGCACTACGCGCGGCTGTCGGCGGCCTGGCACGCCTGA
- a CDS encoding ABC transporter ATP-binding protein, whose protein sequence is MRTRIAQRLVPDPEVAPPAVTDERPATGGRLLRRTLRRHRGRLTAAFALIATWQVCEATVPVAIGVIIDRAVATGDLVALVWSALGLAALFAVLSYSYRYGARVSGYAMQVENHRMRTEITDHVLSPAGARTGAMPGEVLSLATSDAEVSTLVVHQVAQACAGIAGLTVAVGVLFWTDPLLGVVVAVGAPLVLLGSQAVAPLLSRRTAAAQERIARASGLAADLVSGLRPLQGVGAQGTALGRYRTASRDAAAAGVASARAEGLMLGVTAGASLLFLAVVALLAGLRAVNGHLTVGELIAVVGLAQFLAEPLMMCAELVSTLAASRGSAGRIASFLATPPLERHGDRSAPTDAPLVVRDVVAGPLQGLDLVVRPGCLVALVVDEPAAAGALLALLRAEDVPEAGRVTLGDVPLAELALDERHRTLLVAAHRVDLFEGTLASNVDPAGTLPRDRRDEVLGASAADDVVALSPDGLDAHVAAHGSTLSGGQQQRVALARALAADPPVLVLDEPTTAVDAVTEQRIAAGLRALRQGRATLVLTSSPALLAVADEVVHVVAGRVARTGTHTALLEHAAYREAVLR, encoded by the coding sequence ATGCGCACCCGGATCGCCCAGCGGCTCGTCCCCGATCCCGAGGTCGCACCCCCCGCCGTCACCGACGAGCGCCCCGCCACGGGCGGCCGGCTCCTGCGCCGTACGCTCCGGCGCCACCGCGGTCGGCTCACCGCCGCCTTCGCGCTCATCGCGACCTGGCAGGTCTGCGAGGCGACCGTGCCGGTGGCGATCGGCGTCATCATCGACCGCGCGGTGGCCACCGGCGACCTGGTCGCGCTCGTCTGGTCGGCGCTCGGGCTGGCGGCGCTGTTCGCGGTGCTCAGCTACAGCTACCGGTACGGCGCGCGCGTGTCCGGCTACGCCATGCAGGTCGAGAACCATCGGATGCGCACCGAGATCACCGACCACGTGCTGTCGCCCGCCGGCGCCCGCACCGGCGCGATGCCCGGCGAGGTGCTCTCCCTGGCCACCTCGGACGCCGAGGTCAGCACCCTCGTCGTCCACCAGGTCGCCCAGGCCTGCGCCGGCATCGCCGGCCTCACGGTCGCCGTCGGCGTGCTGTTCTGGACGGACCCGCTGCTGGGCGTCGTCGTCGCGGTGGGGGCGCCGCTGGTCCTGCTCGGCTCGCAGGCCGTCGCCCCGCTGCTCAGCCGCCGCACCGCCGCGGCGCAGGAGCGGATCGCCCGCGCGTCGGGACTGGCGGCCGACCTCGTGTCGGGCCTGCGTCCCCTGCAGGGCGTCGGCGCGCAGGGCACCGCGCTGGGTCGCTACCGGACCGCCAGCCGCGACGCGGCCGCGGCCGGCGTGGCCAGCGCCCGCGCCGAGGGCCTCATGCTCGGCGTCACGGCGGGCGCCTCCCTGCTGTTCCTCGCGGTCGTCGCGCTGCTCGCCGGCCTCCGGGCGGTGAACGGCCACCTCACCGTCGGCGAGCTCATCGCCGTCGTCGGTCTCGCCCAGTTCCTCGCCGAGCCCCTCATGATGTGCGCCGAGCTCGTCTCCACCCTCGCGGCGTCGCGCGGCAGCGCGGGACGGATCGCGTCGTTCCTCGCCACGCCGCCGCTCGAGCGGCACGGCGACCGGTCGGCGCCGACCGACGCACCCCTGGTGGTGCGCGACGTGGTGGCCGGTCCGCTGCAGGGGCTCGACCTCGTCGTGCGCCCCGGGTGCCTCGTCGCCCTCGTCGTCGACGAGCCCGCGGCCGCCGGCGCGCTCCTCGCCCTGCTGCGGGCGGAGGACGTGCCCGAGGCCGGGCGGGTCACCCTCGGGGACGTGCCGCTCGCGGAGCTCGCGCTCGACGAGCGCCACCGCACGCTCCTCGTCGCCGCCCACCGCGTCGACCTGTTCGAGGGCACGCTGGCCTCCAACGTGGACCCGGCGGGGACGCTGCCGCGCGACCGTCGCGACGAGGTGCTCGGCGCCTCGGCCGCGGACGACGTCGTCGCCCTCTCCCCCGACGGTCTCGACGCCCACGTCGCCGCCCACGGGTCGACGCTGTCCGGTGGCCAGCAGCAGCGCGTCGCCCTGGCGCGCGCCCTGGCCGCGGACCCGCCCGTGCTCGTGCTCGACGAGCCGACGACCGCGGTCGACGCCGTGACCGAGCAGCGCATCGCCGCGGGCCTCCGCGCCCTCCGGCAGGGCCGGGCCACCCTCGTGCTCACCTCCAGCCCCGCGCTGCTCGCGGTGGCGGACGAGGTCGTCCACGTCGTGGCCGGGCGCGTCGCCCGCACCGGCACCCACACCGCGTTGCTCGAGCACGCGGCGTACCGCGAGGCGGTGCTCCGATGA
- a CDS encoding DUF779 domain-containing protein, giving the protein MTTPDTGSAGTTSDLPDGALGVTADSPLPPEPVRVSVTDAAAELVRSLTETHGPVMFHQSGGCCDGSAPMCYPDGDFLTGDADVHLGDLDVGLERGVPVWMSKAQFEYWKHTHLTIDVVRGRGAGFSLEAPEGVRFLIRSRVLTDEEFLALESKIASA; this is encoded by the coding sequence ATGACGACGCCCGACACCGGTTCGGCCGGCACGACGAGCGATCTCCCCGACGGCGCCCTGGGCGTCACCGCGGACTCGCCGTTGCCGCCCGAGCCGGTGCGGGTCTCGGTCACCGACGCGGCGGCGGAGCTCGTCCGCAGCCTCACCGAGACCCACGGTCCGGTGATGTTCCACCAGTCCGGCGGCTGCTGCGACGGGTCGGCACCGATGTGCTACCCCGACGGCGACTTCCTCACCGGCGACGCCGACGTCCACCTGGGCGACCTCGACGTCGGGCTGGAGCGCGGCGTACCGGTGTGGATGTCGAAGGCGCAGTTCGAGTACTGGAAGCACACCCACCTCACCATCGACGTGGTGAGGGGCCGGGGTGCCGGGTTCTCGCTCGAGGCGCCGGAGGGCGTGCGGTTCCTCATCCGGTCACGGGTGCTGACCGACGAGGAGTTCCTCGCCCTGGAGAGCAAGATCGCGTCTGCCTGA
- a CDS encoding aldehyde dehydrogenase family protein: protein MTVYAAPGQPDSLVSVAPRYGHYIGGEWVDPIKGNYFENISPVNGKAFTEIARGTSEDIDAALDAAHAAAPSWGKTSVAERANILNKIADRIEENLAALAVAETWDNGKAVRETLAADLPLAVDHFRYFAGALRAQEGGISEIDSTTIAYHFHEPLGVVGQIIPWNFPILMAVWKLAPALAAGNAVVLKPAEQTPWSILKLFELIGDLLPKGVVNIVNGFGVEAGKPLASSPRIAKIAFTGETTTGRLIMQYASQNIIPVTLELGGKSPNIFFESVASQRDAFYDKALEGFAMFALNQGEVCTCPSRALVQRSIYSDFVSDSVKRVEAIKQGNPLDDTTMIGAQASNDQLEKILSYMDIGKQEGAKILTGGERNVLDGDLAEGYYVQPTIFEGDNSMRIFQEEIFGPVVSLTGFDDEADALKIANDTLYGLGAGVWSRDGSQAFRAGKEIQAGRVWTNNYHAYPAHAAFGGYKQSGIGRENHKMMLDHYQQTKNLLVSYSPDALGFF, encoded by the coding sequence ATGACCGTCTACGCCGCACCCGGCCAGCCCGACTCGCTGGTCTCCGTCGCCCCCCGCTACGGCCACTACATCGGTGGCGAGTGGGTCGACCCGATCAAGGGCAACTACTTCGAGAACATCTCGCCGGTCAACGGCAAGGCGTTCACCGAGATCGCGCGCGGCACGTCCGAGGACATCGACGCCGCCCTCGACGCCGCTCACGCCGCCGCGCCATCCTGGGGCAAGACGTCGGTCGCCGAGCGCGCCAACATCCTCAACAAGATCGCGGACCGCATCGAGGAGAACCTCGCCGCTCTCGCGGTCGCCGAGACGTGGGACAACGGCAAGGCCGTGCGCGAGACGCTCGCCGCCGACCTCCCGCTGGCCGTCGACCACTTCCGCTACTTCGCCGGCGCGCTCCGCGCGCAGGAGGGTGGCATCAGCGAGATCGACAGCACCACGATCGCCTACCACTTCCACGAGCCGCTGGGCGTCGTCGGCCAGATCATCCCGTGGAACTTCCCGATCCTCATGGCCGTGTGGAAGCTCGCCCCCGCCCTGGCCGCCGGCAACGCGGTCGTGCTGAAGCCGGCCGAGCAGACGCCGTGGTCGATCCTGAAGCTCTTCGAACTCATCGGCGACCTGCTGCCCAAGGGCGTCGTCAACATCGTCAACGGCTTCGGCGTCGAGGCCGGCAAGCCCCTCGCGTCGAGCCCGCGGATCGCCAAGATCGCCTTCACCGGCGAGACGACGACCGGCCGGCTGATCATGCAGTACGCCTCGCAGAACATCATCCCGGTGACGCTGGAGCTCGGCGGCAAGAGCCCCAACATCTTCTTCGAGTCCGTGGCCTCGCAGCGCGACGCGTTCTACGACAAGGCGCTCGAGGGCTTCGCGATGTTCGCCCTCAACCAGGGCGAGGTCTGCACCTGCCCGAGCCGCGCCCTCGTGCAGCGCTCGATCTACAGCGACTTCGTGTCCGACTCGGTGAAGCGCGTCGAGGCGATCAAGCAGGGCAACCCGCTCGACGACACGACGATGATCGGCGCCCAGGCGTCCAACGACCAGCTCGAGAAGATCCTGTCCTACATGGACATCGGCAAGCAGGAGGGCGCCAAGATCCTCACCGGCGGCGAGCGCAACGTGCTCGACGGCGACCTCGCCGAGGGCTACTACGTGCAGCCCACCATCTTCGAGGGCGACAACTCGATGCGGATCTTCCAGGAGGAGATCTTCGGCCCCGTCGTCTCGCTCACCGGGTTCGACGACGAGGCGGACGCCCTCAAGATCGCCAACGACACCCTCTACGGCCTGGGTGCCGGCGTGTGGTCGCGTGACGGTTCGCAGGCGTTCCGCGCCGGCAAGGAGATCCAGGCCGGCCGCGTGTGGACGAACAACTACCACGCGTACCCGGCGCACGCGGCCTTCGGTGGCTACAAGCAGTCGGGCATCGGCCGTGAGAACCACAAGATGATGCTGGACCACTACCAGCAGACGAAGAACCTGCTCGTGTCCTACAGCCCCGACGCGCTCGGCTTCTTCTGA
- a CDS encoding GAF domain-containing protein: MRSAVVDSWHRSASAGVRPDAASVPITLPESDLKDRRDAHPLARAFPLLDEVLGHAARDCDAVMAVSDAEGNLLWVCGTPTTLRRCEAIGFVEGSNWDERLAGTNAPGLALALDQPVSIVRDEHFRSSVQGWSCAAAPIHDPGTNALLGVLDITGGDQIVVPQTMAMIRAAARMAELELARDLLSRQDRRAAAPTAAGPRLVMEGLGRSDALLTVEGAGGTPQTLRLSPRHSEILMLLGSSPQGLSGDELAVLLYAEDGAGSSTLRAELNRLRHLLGGELLASRPYRLTAQVTGDWLTVEAMLAAGDLRAAMRAYGGPVLPRSTAPGVVRLRESLESQLREALLRSREADLMSQWTRSTWGADDYEMWQAQRRAVGTTSPMLPLIDGQLARLDRDLGL, encoded by the coding sequence ATGCGCTCGGCGGTCGTCGACTCGTGGCACCGCTCCGCATCGGCCGGTGTGCGCCCCGACGCGGCGAGCGTGCCCATCACCCTTCCCGAGAGCGACCTCAAGGACCGGCGCGACGCGCACCCCCTCGCGCGGGCCTTCCCGTTGCTCGACGAGGTGCTCGGCCACGCGGCCCGCGACTGCGACGCGGTGATGGCCGTGTCCGACGCCGAGGGCAACCTACTGTGGGTCTGCGGGACGCCCACGACGCTGCGCCGCTGCGAGGCCATCGGCTTCGTCGAGGGCTCCAACTGGGACGAGCGGCTCGCGGGCACCAACGCGCCCGGCCTCGCCCTCGCGCTCGACCAGCCCGTCAGCATCGTGCGCGACGAGCACTTCCGCTCCTCCGTCCAGGGCTGGAGCTGCGCGGCCGCCCCGATCCACGATCCCGGCACCAACGCGCTGCTGGGCGTCCTCGACATCACGGGCGGCGACCAGATCGTCGTACCGCAGACCATGGCCATGATCCGCGCCGCCGCCCGCATGGCCGAGCTGGAGCTGGCCCGCGACCTCCTCAGCCGTCAGGACCGCCGCGCCGCAGCGCCGACCGCGGCCGGGCCGCGCCTCGTCATGGAGGGCCTCGGCCGGTCCGATGCCCTCCTCACGGTCGAGGGCGCCGGCGGCACGCCGCAGACCCTGCGGCTCTCGCCGCGCCACAGCGAGATCCTCATGCTGCTGGGCAGCTCGCCGCAGGGCCTGAGCGGCGACGAGCTGGCGGTGCTGCTGTACGCCGAGGACGGCGCCGGTTCCTCCACGCTCCGCGCCGAGCTGAACCGGCTGCGCCACCTCCTCGGCGGAGAGCTCCTCGCCTCGCGGCCCTACCGGCTGACCGCCCAGGTCACCGGCGACTGGCTGACCGTGGAGGCGATGCTCGCGGCGGGCGACCTCCGCGCGGCGATGCGCGCCTACGGCGGGCCCGTGCTCCCGCGGTCGACGGCACCCGGCGTCGTACGCCTGCGGGAAAGCCTCGAGTCCCAGCTGCGCGAGGCGCTGCTGCGCTCGCGGGAGGCCGACCTCATGTCCCAGTGGACGCGCTCGACGTGGGGCGCCGACGACTACGAGATGTGGCAGGCCCAGCGCCGCGCGGTGGGCACGACGTCGCCGATGCTGCCGCTCATCGACGGTCAGCTGGCGCGTCTCGACCGCGACCTGGGGCTCTGA
- a CDS encoding metallophosphoesterase gives MTTLRARRPRASGRIVVTSLALLAPLTSASALSGADASARTPDRSASAALAAGTSSLWTDPVGDTRLLTDPFLQAPTADGVSVVWFTEFAGSDHTVLVGDGVSRLGVADLAAASRGTTYPGVTAFDATTGTLSQVAEDHQSNIPVKPAQSDGIVDRDVWRHEGVVTGLAAGERVPYRVVSRDGEKVAGSGTFSLKPAAQPGEDLDILLTSDHQAMVNTPANLQVAADTIGDIDAVFLAGDLVNIPDRASEWFDDSRGSGFFPVLQGNGGRTSTGGVSYAGGEIVQNAPLFPAVGNHEVQGRRAGATALGASYNAPVPRDVATAAYERVAAEVNPGNDPAVRDRWIRDNSFSTTTYEEIFSLPDASPGGETYYATTVGDVRLISLYSTRIWRGTGAVPDPAARTSSTRYQESRQSLADPLAQGYGEHVFEAVDAESPQYAWLQDELASDEFAAARYHVVMLHEGPQGLGDNVMPQFVDPQRIEERDEAGNVVGVRYEYPPSENKLLTDLQPLLEDAGVDLVHNGHSHLWNRYVAENGTTNFLETSNTGNSYGAYHPLSGRSRPLPPAPWDASHYLAQGNPGGLEPVVPNVAPYTDAQGTPLPFVQDNNLAVFTKLNTGSGEITTYSYDVRTPNVRPKVIDVFTIGDPDDSEAPAVTRQPGHVTVTAGEPATFTAEASGVPAPGVRWQRLVDAEWVDVPGATATTLRLPAVTTAQNGEQYRAVFTSSAGSVPTAAAVLTVRAAPTPPSEPGPGSIGLGSRVVPGAPSAYGRIGSGKPISVFFAGDDGRRVTGTTYVSIRKAGTGNVTATAWAYVGRTTTVATPRIPSKGSWRVTVTFVPDDPRYRPTTRAWWLWATPTGR, from the coding sequence ATGACGACCCTCCGAGCCCGGCGGCCGCGCGCCTCCGGGCGCATCGTCGTGACCAGCCTCGCGCTGCTCGCGCCGCTGACTTCCGCCTCCGCGCTCTCCGGGGCCGACGCGTCCGCCCGGACCCCCGACCGGTCGGCGAGTGCCGCGCTCGCCGCGGGCACCTCGTCCCTCTGGACCGACCCGGTCGGCGACACGCGTCTCCTCACCGACCCCTTCCTGCAGGCGCCGACCGCCGACGGCGTCTCCGTCGTCTGGTTCACCGAGTTCGCCGGTTCCGACCACACCGTCCTCGTGGGTGACGGCGTCAGCCGTCTCGGCGTCGCCGACCTGGCGGCCGCGTCGCGGGGCACGACCTACCCGGGCGTCACGGCGTTCGACGCCACCACCGGGACGCTCTCGCAGGTCGCCGAGGACCACCAGTCCAACATCCCCGTCAAGCCCGCGCAGTCCGACGGCATCGTCGACCGCGACGTCTGGCGCCACGAGGGCGTCGTCACCGGCCTCGCCGCAGGTGAGCGGGTGCCCTACCGCGTGGTCAGCCGCGACGGCGAGAAGGTCGCCGGCTCCGGCACCTTCAGCCTGAAGCCGGCCGCCCAGCCGGGCGAGGACCTCGACATCCTGCTGACCAGCGACCACCAGGCGATGGTCAACACCCCCGCGAACCTCCAGGTCGCGGCCGACACCATCGGCGACATCGACGCCGTCTTCCTCGCCGGCGACCTCGTCAACATCCCCGACCGCGCCTCCGAGTGGTTCGACGACAGCCGCGGCTCGGGCTTCTTCCCGGTGCTCCAGGGCAACGGCGGCCGCACCTCGACCGGCGGGGTCTCCTACGCGGGCGGCGAGATCGTGCAGAACGCCCCGCTCTTCCCCGCGGTCGGCAACCACGAGGTCCAGGGCCGCCGGGCCGGCGCGACCGCGTTGGGCGCGTCGTACAACGCCCCGGTGCCGCGGGACGTCGCGACGGCGGCGTACGAGCGGGTCGCCGCCGAGGTGAACCCGGGGAACGACCCGGCCGTGCGCGATCGGTGGATCCGCGACAACTCGTTCTCCACGACCACCTACGAGGAGATCTTCTCGCTCCCCGACGCTTCGCCGGGTGGCGAGACCTACTACGCGACGACCGTCGGCGACGTGCGGCTCATCTCGCTCTACTCGACCCGCATCTGGCGCGGCACCGGCGCCGTGCCGGACCCGGCGGCGCGCACGAGCTCGACCCGCTACCAGGAGTCGCGGCAGTCGCTGGCCGACCCGCTGGCGCAGGGGTACGGCGAGCACGTGTTCGAGGCCGTCGACGCGGAGAGCCCGCAGTACGCCTGGCTGCAGGACGAGCTCGCCAGCGACGAGTTCGCCGCCGCGCGCTACCACGTGGTGATGCTGCACGAGGGGCCGCAGGGTCTCGGCGACAACGTCATGCCGCAGTTCGTCGACCCGCAGCGCATCGAGGAGCGCGACGAGGCGGGCAACGTCGTCGGCGTCCGCTACGAGTACCCGCCGAGCGAGAACAAGCTCCTCACCGACCTCCAGCCGCTGCTCGAGGACGCGGGGGTCGACCTCGTCCACAACGGCCACAGCCACCTCTGGAACCGGTACGTCGCGGAGAACGGCACGACGAACTTCCTCGAGACCTCCAACACCGGCAACTCGTACGGCGCGTACCACCCCCTCAGCGGCCGTAGCCGCCCGCTGCCCCCGGCGCCGTGGGACGCGTCGCACTACCTCGCCCAGGGCAACCCGGGCGGGCTGGAGCCGGTGGTGCCGAACGTCGCGCCGTACACGGACGCCCAGGGCACGCCGCTGCCGTTCGTGCAGGACAACAACCTCGCGGTGTTCACGAAGCTGAACACGGGCTCGGGGGAGATCACGACGTACTCCTACGACGTGCGCACCCCGAACGTGCGACCGAAGGTCATCGACGTCTTCACCATCGGCGACCCCGACGACTCCGAGGCGCCCGCGGTCACCCGCCAGCCGGGGCACGTGACGGTGACCGCGGGGGAGCCGGCGACGTTCACGGCGGAGGCCTCCGGCGTGCCCGCGCCCGGGGTGCGCTGGCAGCGCCTCGTCGACGCGGAGTGGGTCGACGTGCCGGGCGCGACGGCGACGACGCTGCGGCTGCCGGCGGTGACGACCGCGCAGAACGGCGAGCAGTACCGCGCGGTGTTCACCAGCTCCGCAGGGTCGGTGCCGACCGCGGCCGCCGTGCTCACCGTGCGGGCGGCGCCGACCCCGCCGTCCGAGCCGGGTCCCGGCTCGATCGGCCTCGGCAGCCGGGTGGTGCCGGGCGCGCCGTCGGCGTACGGGCGGATCGGCAGCGGCAAGCCGATCTCCGTCTTCTTCGCCGGCGACGACGGGCGCCGGGTGACGGGCACGACCTACGTCAGCATCCGCAAGGCCGGCACCGGGAACGTGACCGCCACGGCGTGGGCGTACGTCGGGCGCACGACCACCGTCGCCACGCCACGCATCCCGAGCAAGGGCAGCTGGCGCGTCACGGTGACGTTCGTGCCGGACGACCCGCGCTACCGACCGACGACGCGGGCGTGGTGGCTCTGGGCGACGCCGACGGGTCGCTGA